The genomic interval TTCTCTCACACATAAATGCTATGAGATCATCGCTGTTTCCATCATTTTCCAGTATCTGACGTAATCCTCTGGTGGTCTGGTAATCACCAGTAACTTCTTTTTCCACGAAAATTGTGTGCAGAAAATTCAGGCGACCGGTTTTGGTTTTGTGGTTGTCTGTTTTTTCGTAAACGAAAACCAGAAGAGAGTATCCCAGACCGTAAATTTTTTGTTTTGCCGACCTGTAAGGACAGGACGATTGAGGCTGTTTTATGCTTGTAACCTTTATGTCAATTTCAAGCTCCGGGAAATCGATTCCTTTTGCCGAACTTCCGAATCTGAATTCATATTTTTCAGCGAGATATTCCCTGAATCTGCGTTCAATAAAAGTACCTACCGCTTTGCCGTCGGTTATTCCATAAATCTCAGAAAAAGTTATTCTTGAGTGGAGCGGAGAAAAGGCTCTTGCTCCTTGCAGAAACCTTTTTCTTGTGAGTTTCGGTTTTTGACACAAGTATTATAATGTATGGACATATAAGTATCTAATGGAGGTATTAGATGAAAGTGAGGAGGCAGTTGCCCAAACTTAATATTTTTTACCCGATAATTTTTATCCTGCTGTTTTTTCTGGTGACGGGAGTTTTCGTGATAGTGGAAAG from Candidatus Dadabacteria bacterium carries:
- a CDS encoding restriction endonuclease, with product MQGARAFSPLHSRITFSEIYGITDGKAVGTFIERRFREYLAEKYEFRFGSSAKGIDFPELEIDIKVTSIKQPQSSCPYRSAKQKIYGLGYSLLVFVYEKTDNHKTKTGRLNFLHTIFVEKEVTGDYQTTRGLRQILENDGNSDDLIAFMCERNLPVDDIQANRIAEELLKKKPEQGYLTISNALQWRLQYGRIIEAAGNAKRVHNLSK